In Lentibacillus amyloliquefaciens, one DNA window encodes the following:
- the aspA gene encoding aspartate ammonia-lyase encodes MVDNMRIENDFLGNKNIQEDSYYGIQTLRAGDNFPITGYPLHSKLIQSIAMVKKAAALANFDIGKLSKHLKDSIVQASDEIVAGEWHDQFIVDPIQGGAGTSINMNANEVIANRALNLLGRQKGDYDYLSPNTHVNMSQSTNDAFPTAIHIAVLMLSEDLLATMNHMHQTFKEKAKEFSHVIKMGRTHLQDAVPIRLGQEFEAYAHAVERDIKRIRESRQQLYEVNMGATAVGTGLNADPRYVILCKDYLKDISGYPLKSAEHLVDSTQNTDVYTEISASLKVCMVNMSKTSNDIRLMASGPRAGFNELNLPPRQPGSSIMPGKVNPVMPEVLNQIAFQVIGNDNTVSQASEAGQLELNVMEPIIIFNLLQSIDIMNNGFFAFTNYCLTGITANEDQAKDYVDASIGTITAISPHIGYERTSNIAREALETGKSIRKLCLEYGIMTEEELDHILDPYELTKPGISQLPVNSK; translated from the coding sequence ATGGTGGATAACATGAGAATCGAAAATGACTTTTTAGGTAACAAAAACATACAAGAGGACTCCTATTATGGTATTCAGACATTACGGGCGGGGGATAATTTTCCGATTACCGGGTATCCTCTCCATTCCAAATTGATTCAATCCATAGCTATGGTCAAAAAAGCTGCAGCGCTTGCCAATTTCGACATTGGAAAACTGTCCAAACACCTAAAAGATTCGATCGTGCAGGCCTCAGACGAGATTGTTGCCGGCGAGTGGCATGACCAGTTTATCGTTGATCCGATACAAGGGGGCGCTGGTACCTCCATCAACATGAATGCCAATGAAGTGATTGCCAATCGGGCACTGAATCTGCTGGGCAGGCAAAAAGGGGATTATGATTATCTGAGTCCCAATACACACGTGAATATGTCTCAGTCAACTAATGACGCGTTCCCGACAGCTATTCACATTGCTGTTCTCATGCTTTCTGAGGATCTGCTCGCAACGATGAATCATATGCATCAAACATTCAAAGAGAAAGCAAAGGAATTCAGCCACGTTATTAAAATGGGAAGAACGCATTTGCAGGATGCTGTACCGATCCGTCTTGGTCAGGAATTCGAAGCCTATGCTCACGCTGTTGAACGGGATATAAAACGCATCAGAGAATCACGCCAGCAGCTATATGAAGTGAACATGGGTGCAACGGCTGTCGGAACAGGTTTAAATGCTGATCCGCGCTACGTGATTTTATGCAAGGATTATTTAAAAGACATTAGTGGCTACCCATTAAAATCAGCGGAACACTTAGTTGATTCAACCCAAAATACCGATGTGTACACAGAAATCTCAGCTTCTCTGAAAGTATGCATGGTGAACATGTCCAAAACGTCAAATGATATCCGTCTGATGGCATCAGGACCGCGTGCTGGATTTAATGAATTGAACTTGCCTCCCAGACAGCCGGGCTCGTCCATCATGCCGGGAAAAGTTAATCCGGTTATGCCGGAGGTGCTGAACCAGATTGCTTTTCAGGTAATCGGCAATGATAATACAGTGAGCCAGGCGTCGGAAGCCGGCCAATTAGAGTTAAATGTTATGGAACCGATTATCATATTTAATCTGCTCCAGTCCATCGATATCATGAATAATGGCTTTTTCGCGTTTACCAATTATTGTTTGACTGGCATAACAGCAAATGAAGATCAGGCAAAAGACTACGTTGACGCCAGTATTGGCACGATAACAGCCATCAGTCCGCACATCGGCTATGAAAGGACGTCCAATATCGCCCGTGAAGCGTTGGAGACGGGAAAATCGATTCGGAAATTATGCCTGGAATATGGTATTATGACAGAAGAGGAGCTGGATCATATTTTAGATCCTTATGAACTGACAAAGCCGGGTATTTCGCAGCTGCCGGTCAATAGTAAATAA